A single window of Archangium gephyra DNA harbors:
- a CDS encoding tetratricopeptide repeat protein — translation MLRSGIETRRHPWALGLTLAVMLLGTRSSALEAPKAEAPKAEAPKKEAPKQEAPMGKEELARIAGLNEKNCTKGDQEGCYKLGVAYAQGLGVTKDAARSTSFFKKACDKGHLDACNGLGIAYAQGMGVKQDPKQALALFEKTCNAKSAKGCFNAGLTYARGSGVPQDLARAATFYEKACTGGAATACFSLGLAYADGNGVAKNPERAAKLLTQACDAGDMNGCNILGHSYMSGIGVKEDMKRAVGLFEKACDAGLAGGCLNLGLAYQHGDGVELNPERAKALFKKGCDLGFGPACDAHKDASKTP, via the coding sequence CGCCGGCACCCCTGGGCGCTCGGGCTCACCCTGGCCGTCATGCTGCTGGGGACGCGCAGCTCCGCGCTCGAGGCGCCGAAGGCGGAGGCACCGAAGGCGGAGGCGCCGAAGAAGGAGGCTCCGAAGCAGGAGGCGCCCATGGGCAAGGAGGAACTGGCCCGCATCGCGGGGCTCAACGAGAAGAACTGCACGAAGGGCGACCAGGAAGGTTGCTACAAGCTGGGTGTGGCCTATGCGCAGGGGCTGGGTGTGACCAAGGACGCGGCACGCTCGACCTCCTTCTTCAAGAAGGCGTGTGACAAGGGCCATCTGGACGCGTGCAACGGCCTCGGCATCGCCTACGCGCAAGGTATGGGTGTGAAGCAGGATCCGAAGCAGGCCCTCGCCCTCTTCGAGAAGACCTGCAACGCGAAGAGCGCGAAGGGCTGCTTCAACGCCGGCCTCACCTACGCGCGGGGCAGTGGGGTGCCGCAGGATCTGGCGCGCGCCGCCACCTTCTACGAGAAGGCCTGCACCGGGGGCGCGGCCACCGCCTGCTTCAGCCTCGGCCTCGCCTACGCGGACGGTAACGGGGTGGCGAAGAATCCGGAGCGTGCCGCGAAGCTTCTCACCCAGGCGTGTGACGCGGGAGACATGAACGGCTGCAACATCCTCGGCCACTCCTACATGTCCGGGATCGGTGTGAAGGAGGACATGAAGCGAGCCGTCGGCCTCTTCGAGAAGGCCTGTGATGCGGGGCTGGCGGGAGGTTGCCTCAACCTGGGCCTCGCCTACCAGCATGGCGATGGCGTGGAGCTGAATCCGGAGCGCGCCAAGGCCCTCTTCAAGAAGGGGTGCGACCTCGGGTTTGGCCCTGCCTGCGACGCCCACAAGGACGCCTCGAAGACGCCCTGA